One Synechocystis sp. LKSZ1 genomic window, CAGTTTGATCACACAATCCGATACATATTCTTCCAGTCCCTGCCGAGTTAAGGTCTGATCGCCTCGTTCTCCGGTAATGATAGCAGTCATTCCCTTATTTTTTAACCAATGAAAAAGACGACGTAGTTCAGCTCGGATAATACCAGTATTCTTTAATCCTGAAAAGAGGACTTCAATGGTATCTAAAAGAATTCGTTTCGCACCGATCTTATTGATAGCATAATCCAGGCGGATAAATAGTCCTTCGAGGTCGTATTCCCCTGTTTCTTCAATCTCACTTGCTTCGATATAAACGTGATCAACCAGCATTTGGCCCTGAGCAACTAAACTCTGTAGATTCCAGCCTAAAGAAGCCACATTTTGAGCAATTTCTTCTGCTGTTTCTTCAAAGGTAATTAATACTCCTGGCTCCCCATATTGGGTTGCTCCTCGCACTAAAAACTCGACCCCAAACAGGGTTTTACCACAACCTGCCGAGCCACAGATCAGGGTTGTTCGTCCTTGAGGCAACCCACCATCGGTAATTTCATCAAACCCTTGGATACCTGTGGGACACTTTAAGAGAGAGAGACTTGGATTAGTTTCTATCATAGACTTTACAGAAGCAGTTAATAAAATAATACTGATATAAATTCCCTTTTTGCTTATTTTTATATTCTTTTTATGTTTCTAGATAGAATAATGAATTTGGTCATTGGTCTGAGTTAGGCTAGTGTTGGCTGGAAGATGGCCTCAAAATTAAGGGGAAGAGGTTTTGCAATTTCATAACCTTGGGCATAATCCAAGCCCATGGCTATCAGTTTCTCTAAAATCACGCCATTCTCAACAAACTCAGCAATCGTTTCGAGATTCATAACGCGGCCAATACGATGAAAGCTTTCCACAATAGTATGGTCTACTTTACTATGGACAATATTCTTAACGAAACTGCCATCAATCTTTAAATAATCCACAGGAAAATGTTTGATATATTCAAAGGAGTTCATGCCATGACCAAAATCATCAATGGCAAAACAACATCCTAATTCTTTGAGTTCCTTAATAAATTCAATGGCTTGTTCAAAATTTGCAATCGCTGTACTCTCTGTTAACTCAAAGCAAATCTGCTGCGGGGGGATTTGGGTCTGCAAAATTTGTTCTTTTAAAAATCCAAGAAAATTTTCATTGTTAATACTGGCTCCTGAAATATTAAGGGCATATAAATCAGGTAACATATTTCCTGGTTGATGAAACTGCTGGTAGTAATCATTATATTGCTGGAAAAAGTGACTAATCACCCAACGGTCGATAGCTGGCATCAAATCATAGCGCTCTGCGGCCGGCATAAAAATTCCCGGCGAAATCACCTTTCCCTCCTCATTGATTAAACGCAATAAAATCTCGTTGTAAACTGGTTTGTTATTATCTCCAATGGGGACTACTTTTTGATAATAAAGGCAAAAATTGCTTTCCTCCAGAGCCTGATGAATCTTAAGTACCCATCGTCTTTCTTGACGTTGACGAAACAATTCATCGTCATTTTCTTGATATACATGAATGCAATTACGTCCTCGTCCCTTAGCCGCATAACAAGCAGCATCGGCAATACTGAGTAGTGTATCTTTATTTCTTGTTCTGTCATCAATCCCAACGACCCCAATACTCACACTAATACTAAAAATTTTATCGTCCCAAGCAAAATGTAACTGTTCGATCGCATCCCGAGTTTTTTCTGCAACTTCTTGAGCTTTTTTTAGGGAGCAATGACGTAATAAAAATGCAAATTCATCCCCTCCTAATCGGGCTAAGGTGTCATTTTCTCGAATACAGTGTTGAAGCGTCTTAGACACCTGGCGCAATAATTGATCACCGGCTGCATGACCACAGGTATCATTCACAATTTTAAATTGATCTAAGTCTAAATAACATAAAACATGATGATACTCTTGCCAATCCTCTGCCGCTAACAACGTCTCTAAGGCCTGTTCAAAACCATGACGATTGACTAAGCCGGTGAGAGCATCATGACTCGCCTGCCAAGATAATTGACGAGTAAAATTGCGAGAAGCAGTCACATCTCGAAAGATAATTACAGCACCTAGAATATTGCCCTGGTCATCTCGGATTGGTGCGGCCGAATCATCAATGGCAAACTCGGCGCCATCACGGGATATTAAAGTGGTATCGCGGGCAAGGTTAATAACCCGAATTTCGTCGAGGGCCTGGGTAATAGGGTTAATAACCGGGTCTTTAGTCAACTCATTGACAATTTTAAACACCTCAAATAGATGAACTCCCTTGGCCTCTTCCCCATTCCATCCCGTTAAATATTCAGCAACGGAATTAACGTAGGTAATATAGCCTTCCGCATTGGTCGTAATTACGCCATCCCCAATGGATTTAAGTGTCACCTGAGCCAGTTCCTTTTCAAAAAAGAGAATCGCTTTAGTCCGCTTATGCTCTTCGATTTCCTCGATGAGTTGGGTATTGATGGTTTGCAGGTGGTTTTGGAGTCGCTGGAGTGATAACTGGGTATTGATTCGAGCTAGCAATTCTTCTATTTGAAAGGGCTTAGTAACGTAATCTGCTCCTCCCACTTTAAACCCTTGAACTTTATCAAAGGTACTGGTTAAGGCACTTAGAAAAATGATAGGAATATGGGTCGTTTGAGGATCTGCTTTTAGTTGTTGGCAAATGTCATAACCACTATAGTCGGGTAACTTGATATCTAGCAAAATTAAGTCTGTGGGGGCTACGGAGGCCCCTCTTAGGGCGGCAGTTCCTGTGGTACAAGCACGCACCTTATACCCTTCTTCCCGTAAGATATCCCGCAGAAATCGTAGATTACTGGGGTCATCATCAACGACTAAAATACTCTTGAAGCTAGGAAGCGTCATTGCCATGTTTCTAAATTTTTATGAAATTACCTAGAGCTTCTTCCTTTGATCCTAGCACTAACATCAGGATAGATTTGTCTCCTCAACTATGCACCAACAACACCGTGGTCTGAGTCCCGCCACCCTTCAATCCTTGCTCGAAGCCGTGGCCCAGGGCCAGACTTCAGTTCCCCAGGCTCTCGACCACCTCAAACATCTCCACTTCCAACCCGTGGAGGATTTTGCCAAAATAGACCACCATCGCCAACTCCGTACCGGCTTTCCCGAAGTCATTTGGGGGCCAGGTAAAACACCGGAGCAAATTGTGCAGATCATCCAGGCCATGGCCCCGAACCATGCCACTGTTATAGCCACGCGCATTGAACCCGCCGTAGCCGAGGCCCTTACCTTGGCTATTCCCCACTTGAGTTACTATCCCACCGCCCGCATTTGTGCGTTGATTCAACAGGAATTAACGATCCAGGCCCCTGGAACTATTGGTATTTTGACGGCCGGAACAGCGGATCTGCCCGTAGCGGAGGAAGCGGCCATTACGGCAATTTTGTCTGGCTTTCAGGTTCAGCGCCTGTGGGATGTGGGAGTAGCCGGGATTCATCGTCTCTTGAGCCATCGGGAACTGATTCAAACTATGGATGTGTTAGTGGTAGTGGCGGGGATGGAGGGGGCCTTGCCCAGTGTTGTGGCAGGCCTGGTGGATTGCCCGGTGATCGGCGTACCGACCAGTATTGGTTATGGAACTAGTTTTGGCGGGGTGGCCCCCCTACTGACCATGCTCAACTCCTGTGCCGTGGGGATTGGCGTTGTTAATATAGATAATGGGTTTGGGGCGGCTATGCTGGCGGGCCAGATTTTGCGGACGGCCCAGCGCCTTGCCAGAAACGGAAAGGGATAGCCTATGATGGAGGGCAAGATATTTTGCTCCTTGCCGTTGCCATGAAACGCCTCCTCTTGGTTTTACTCTTTTTTATTGGCCTGGGCTGGGCCCTGTCCCATTTTGTCAATAGCTACGGGTTGGCCCATCGGGGCCAGTACGACTCCGTGATTGTCAACTTCAAAAACAATCTACCGACGGAGGTGCTGAGTAGCCAAATGCAGGCCATCTCAACAACGGTTAAACATAACCCTGATTTCAACAGTATTTTCTCCGTCCGGGAACACCTCTACACCGTTAAAGGGAACGCCCAAACCCTCCAGCAACTGCAAACCTCCTCCCTGAAAAAATTGGCGGATTACATTGAGCCCAACTATCTCTACCAGGCCCTGGAGGTGCCCAACGATCCAGACTACAGCAAGCAATGGAACCTGCGGACGATCGGCATGGAGCAGGCCTGGGAAAAAAGTAAAGGGGAAGGCATTACCGTTGCCGTCATTGATACTGGGGTGAGTCGGGTTCCCGACCTGCGGGATACGGAATTTGTCGAGGGCTATAACTTTGTGGAAGATAGTACCGATACCAGT contains:
- the larB gene encoding nickel pincer cofactor biosynthesis protein LarB; amino-acid sequence: MHQQHRGLSPATLQSLLEAVAQGQTSVPQALDHLKHLHFQPVEDFAKIDHHRQLRTGFPEVIWGPGKTPEQIVQIIQAMAPNHATVIATRIEPAVAEALTLAIPHLSYYPTARICALIQQELTIQAPGTIGILTAGTADLPVAEEAAITAILSGFQVQRLWDVGVAGIHRLLSHRELIQTMDVLVVVAGMEGALPSVVAGLVDCPVIGVPTSIGYGTSFGGVAPLLTMLNSCAVGIGVVNIDNGFGAAMLAGQILRTAQRLARNGKG
- a CDS encoding EAL domain-containing protein, translating into MAMTLPSFKSILVVDDDPSNLRFLRDILREEGYKVRACTTGTAALRGASVAPTDLILLDIKLPDYSGYDICQQLKADPQTTHIPIIFLSALTSTFDKVQGFKVGGADYVTKPFQIEELLARINTQLSLQRLQNHLQTINTQLIEEIEEHKRTKAILFFEKELAQVTLKSIGDGVITTNAEGYITYVNSVAEYLTGWNGEEAKGVHLFEVFKIVNELTKDPVINPITQALDEIRVINLARDTTLISRDGAEFAIDDSAAPIRDDQGNILGAVIIFRDVTASRNFTRQLSWQASHDALTGLVNRHGFEQALETLLAAEDWQEYHHVLCYLDLDQFKIVNDTCGHAAGDQLLRQVSKTLQHCIRENDTLARLGGDEFAFLLRHCSLKKAQEVAEKTRDAIEQLHFAWDDKIFSISVSIGVVGIDDRTRNKDTLLSIADAACYAAKGRGRNCIHVYQENDDELFRQRQERRWVLKIHQALEESNFCLYYQKVVPIGDNNKPVYNEILLRLINEEGKVISPGIFMPAAERYDLMPAIDRWVISHFFQQYNDYYQQFHQPGNMLPDLYALNISGASINNENFLGFLKEQILQTQIPPQQICFELTESTAIANFEQAIEFIKELKELGCCFAIDDFGHGMNSFEYIKHFPVDYLKIDGSFVKNIVHSKVDHTIVESFHRIGRVMNLETIAEFVENGVILEKLIAMGLDYAQGYEIAKPLPLNFEAIFQPTLA